A stretch of Paenibacillus sp. URB8-2 DNA encodes these proteins:
- a CDS encoding EpsG family protein, which produces MTVLWIHLAFAYLFSLSARYFSTPDAALPVNVRPNRLLFFLTALWFCLISGLRKNIGDTETYIHTYRTADFTWEYIWKTGDIGFNIFQKILKMYTGNPQYMILITAFVTNMLIIMVLYKYARLFELGVFIYITSGSFIVSMNGIRQFLAASIVFAAMKYLFEGNWKRYIPVVLFASLFHQSALVLIPIFFIVRRKAWTVSTLLLLGVAVIIVFGFNQFSELLFSAIKDTNYGKYETFSEGGANMLRVVFYGLPLAVAYLGRQKLSAIFSDIDVIVNMALIGFVLMLVSTQNWIFARLAIYFNLYQILLVAWIVKAFRKKDQKLIYMIVLGVYLVYFFYENVLTLGIEYRSNFITWFN; this is translated from the coding sequence ATGACCGTGTTATGGATTCACTTGGCATTTGCTTATCTGTTCTCGCTTTCGGCCAGGTATTTCTCCACCCCGGATGCGGCGCTTCCTGTAAACGTCAGACCGAATCGTCTTCTGTTCTTCCTGACAGCGTTGTGGTTCTGCCTCATTTCCGGGCTGAGAAAAAATATCGGAGACACGGAAACGTATATCCACACCTACCGGACCGCCGATTTCACCTGGGAGTACATCTGGAAGACGGGCGACATCGGGTTCAATATTTTTCAAAAGATCTTGAAGATGTATACGGGCAACCCGCAGTATATGATTCTGATTACGGCGTTTGTCACCAACATGCTCATTATTATGGTGCTCTACAAATATGCCCGGCTGTTCGAGCTCGGCGTATTTATCTATATCACTTCCGGCTCGTTTATTGTCTCGATGAACGGAATCCGGCAGTTTCTGGCAGCTTCGATCGTTTTCGCCGCGATGAAATATCTTTTTGAAGGCAACTGGAAGAGGTATATCCCGGTTGTGCTGTTCGCCTCTTTGTTTCATCAAAGCGCGCTGGTTCTTATTCCAATTTTTTTCATCGTCCGCAGAAAAGCCTGGACCGTTTCGACCCTGCTGCTGCTGGGAGTCGCGGTCATCATCGTCTTCGGCTTCAACCAATTTTCGGAGCTGTTGTTCTCGGCGATCAAGGATACGAACTACGGCAAGTATGAGACCTTCTCGGAGGGAGGCGCCAACATGCTGCGGGTGGTCTTTTACGGATTGCCGCTGGCTGTTGCTTACCTCGGGAGGCAGAAGCTGAGCGCAATCTTCTCCGACATCGATGTGATCGTGAATATGGCTCTGATCGGCTTCGTATTGATGCTCGTTTCTACCCAGAACTGGATTTTTGCAAGACTGGCGATCTATTTCAACCTTTATCAGATTTTGCTAGTGGCTTGGATCGTGAAAGCGTTCCGGAAGAAGGATCAGAAGCTGATCTACATGATTGTGCTGGGTGTGTACCTTGTCTATTTCTTTTATGAAAATGTGCTCACTCTCGGCATTGAATATCGAAGCAATTTCATTACTTGGTTTAATTAA
- a CDS encoding glycosyltransferase family 32 protein encodes MNSSEKIPKVVHYCWFGRGEKPRKLQKCIKSWHKHLPEFQFVEWNEDNFDVTVNRYVQEAYEQRKYAFVSDYARLHALYSQGGIYMDTDVEVIRPLDRFLELEAFSGFEDGHFLQSGTMGAVAGHPWIKELLDYYETRSFLLPDGSPDTTTNTAVISEICMRHGLELNGQYQVTENGVSFFPRTYFSPYDYINGGSYLTGESYTIHHFAQSWLPLHVRIRSGVKRTVSRVVGPNNIARMRKLFSQGS; translated from the coding sequence ATGAATTCTTCGGAGAAGATCCCCAAGGTTGTCCATTATTGCTGGTTCGGACGCGGAGAGAAGCCGAGAAAGCTGCAGAAGTGCATCAAAAGCTGGCATAAGCACCTGCCTGAATTTCAATTCGTGGAATGGAACGAGGACAACTTCGATGTGACGGTTAACCGGTATGTACAGGAAGCCTACGAACAGCGGAAATATGCTTTTGTCAGTGACTATGCCCGGCTGCATGCTTTATATAGTCAGGGCGGAATTTACATGGACACGGATGTTGAGGTCATCAGACCGCTGGACCGTTTTCTGGAGCTGGAGGCTTTTTCCGGATTCGAGGATGGGCATTTTCTGCAATCCGGCACGATGGGGGCGGTCGCCGGGCATCCCTGGATCAAGGAACTTCTGGATTATTACGAAACCCGGAGCTTTCTTCTGCCGGACGGCTCGCCCGATACGACAACGAACACCGCGGTGATCAGCGAGATTTGTATGCGGCACGGTTTGGAGCTTAACGGACAGTATCAGGTGACGGAGAACGGCGTAAGCTTTTTTCCCCGGACTTACTTCAGCCCTTACGACTACATAAACGGCGGTAGCTATCTGACCGGAGAGAGCTATACGATTCATCATTTCGCGCAGTCCTGGCTGCCGCTTCACGTCAGGATCAGGAGCGGCGTGAAGCGGACGGTCAGCCGTGTGGTGGGTCCAAATAATATCGCGAGAATGCGAAAGCTATTTTCTCAAGGGTCGTGA
- a CDS encoding sugar transferase, translating into MKRWFDLAVSVPVLLLFSPVIAATALLVRLKLGSPVLFKQQRPGLHGQPFDVYKFRTMTDERDESGQLLSDHIRLTPFGLFLRKYSLDELPQLWNVVKGDISLVGPRPLLMSYLPLYTEEQARRHLVKPGITGWAQVNGRNAISWEEKFKLDTWYVDHWSFALDLKILVLTLLKVVKSEGISSGNHVTMPVFQGGVNKEEGSRG; encoded by the coding sequence ATGAAAAGATGGTTTGATCTCGCCGTGTCGGTGCCGGTATTGCTCCTGTTCTCTCCCGTTATCGCGGCGACGGCGCTGCTGGTCCGTCTGAAGCTCGGCTCGCCCGTTCTGTTCAAACAGCAGAGGCCCGGACTGCATGGTCAGCCGTTCGATGTCTATAAATTCAGGACGATGACGGATGAGCGGGACGAATCGGGACAGCTGTTGTCCGACCATATCCGCCTTACGCCGTTCGGACTATTTCTCCGGAAATACAGCCTTGACGAGCTTCCTCAGTTGTGGAATGTGGTCAAAGGCGATATCAGTCTGGTCGGCCCCAGGCCGCTGCTTATGAGCTATCTGCCGCTGTATACGGAAGAGCAGGCCAGACGTCATTTGGTCAAGCCGGGAATAACCGGATGGGCCCAGGTGAACGGACGCAACGCGATTTCCTGGGAAGAGAAATTCAAGCTCGATACGTGGTATGTCGACCACTGGAGCTTCGCTCTGGATCTGAAAATTTTGGTCTTGACCCTGCTTAAAGTAGTCAAATCGGAAGGCATCAGCAGCGGAAATCACGTGACCATGCCTGTATTTCAGGGAGGCGTGAACAAAGAAGAAGGAAGTCGAGGTTGA
- a CDS encoding aminotransferase class I/II-fold pyridoxal phosphate-dependent enzyme, with translation MMAKERIFLSPPHMSGREQFYIDEAFETNWIAPLGPNVDAFEREIAEYTGALGAAALSSGTAAIHIALSLLNIGPGDRVFCSSFTFIASANPVRYVGAEPVFIDSEPQTWNMSPEALERAFEDADREGRLPKAVIVVHLYGQSAKMNEILAVCNRYEVPVIEDAAESLGSTYEGKASGTLGKFGIYSFNGNKIITTSGGGMIVSDDEEALNRARFLATQARDQAPHYQHSVTGYNYRLSNLLAGVGRAQLQVLEERVEARRKIFENYRAAFGELKGIEFMPELPNTHSNRWLTALTVDEEEAAVKISDLLQALAADNIEARPLWKPLHLQPVFEGSRFYPHSETLCVSERLFQSGICLPSGSSLSLDQQQRVIECIQRSLGKVANPAR, from the coding sequence ATGATGGCAAAAGAACGGATATTTCTGTCCCCGCCCCATATGAGTGGCCGGGAGCAATTTTATATTGATGAAGCGTTCGAGACGAACTGGATTGCTCCGCTCGGCCCCAATGTCGACGCCTTTGAAAGGGAGATTGCCGAATATACCGGCGCCCTCGGAGCGGCTGCGCTGAGCTCGGGCACGGCCGCCATTCATATCGCGCTCTCCCTGCTTAATATCGGACCCGGGGACCGGGTGTTCTGCTCAAGCTTTACGTTCATAGCGAGCGCCAATCCCGTGCGTTACGTCGGGGCCGAGCCGGTCTTCATCGATTCCGAGCCGCAGACCTGGAACATGTCGCCCGAAGCGCTGGAAAGGGCCTTTGAGGACGCCGATCGGGAGGGCCGTTTGCCCAAGGCGGTCATCGTTGTTCATTTGTACGGGCAGAGCGCCAAGATGAACGAAATCCTGGCCGTATGCAACCGGTATGAGGTGCCGGTAATTGAGGATGCCGCGGAATCGCTGGGCTCCACCTATGAAGGAAAGGCGAGCGGCACGCTCGGCAAGTTCGGCATCTACTCGTTCAACGGCAACAAAATCATTACGACCTCCGGCGGAGGCATGATCGTTTCCGATGACGAAGAAGCGTTAAACAGAGCGCGCTTCCTGGCGACGCAGGCGAGAGACCAGGCGCCGCATTACCAGCACAGCGTCACGGGATATAATTACAGGCTCAGCAATCTCCTCGCGGGAGTGGGCCGAGCCCAGCTTCAGGTTCTGGAAGAGCGGGTGGAGGCTAGAAGAAAGATATTCGAGAACTACCGGGCGGCTTTCGGTGAGCTGAAGGGCATCGAGTTCATGCCGGAACTGCCGAATACGCACTCCAACCGATGGCTGACCGCCCTTACTGTTGACGAAGAGGAAGCCGCGGTCAAAATAAGCGATCTGCTTCAAGCGCTTGCCGCCGATAATATCGAAGCCAGACCGCTGTGGAAGCCGCTCCATCTTCAGCCGGTGTTCGAAGGCTCGCGCTTTTATCCGCACAGCGAGACGTTATGCGTATCCGAGCGGCTGTTCCAGTCCGGAATTTGTCTTCCTTCCGGCTCGAGCTTAAGCCTGGATCAGCAGCAGCGGGTGATTGAATGCATTCAGCGCTCACTGGGGAAGGTAGCGAACCCTGCCCGTTAG
- a CDS encoding acetyltransferase: MKKNIVVFGAGGHAKAVTDAIEREGRYRIAGLLDSYKAAGSEVYGYRILGNEQYLLEHREEIDGGIVAIGDNWGRAGIVDRISSLCPDFPFVTAVHPGAWIARGAVLGQGTVVMAGAVVNSDTVIGEHCVLYPKASVDHDSRVGDYATLAPGATTGGNVSIGEYSVLSLGANVIHSVRIGEHTVIGAGATVLADIGGYAVAYGTPAVIARSRAAGERYL; the protein is encoded by the coding sequence TTGAAGAAAAACATCGTCGTATTCGGAGCGGGAGGACATGCCAAAGCGGTGACTGATGCCATTGAGCGAGAAGGACGGTACCGGATCGCCGGGCTGCTCGACAGCTACAAGGCCGCCGGCTCCGAAGTTTATGGATACCGGATTCTCGGAAACGAACAATATCTTTTGGAGCACCGGGAGGAAATAGACGGCGGCATCGTCGCCATCGGAGACAACTGGGGCCGGGCAGGCATCGTCGACCGCATCTCCTCCCTCTGCCCGGATTTCCCCTTCGTTACGGCTGTCCATCCGGGCGCCTGGATCGCCAGGGGAGCCGTATTGGGACAAGGCACCGTCGTGATGGCGGGGGCTGTCGTTAACAGCGACACGGTCATCGGCGAACACTGCGTGCTGTATCCGAAGGCATCGGTCGATCATGACAGCCGGGTCGGGGATTATGCCACGCTGGCGCCGGGCGCCACGACCGGCGGGAACGTGTCGATCGGCGAATACAGCGTTCTTTCTCTGGGGGCGAACGTCATTCACTCCGTTCGCATCGGGGAGCATACCGTAATTGGGGCGGGGGCCACCGTGCTTGCCGATATCGGCGGATACGCCGTGGCCTACGGAACGCCTGCCGTCATCGCAAGATCGCGCGCCGCGGGCGAGCGGTATTTGTAG
- a CDS encoding nucleotidyltransferase domain-containing protein → MGNLFALKTEVLSTEMRLLLALLAAEKTWDLPDRFPDLFRTADWEEFVKLALHHRVYPNLYPKMKNLGEDAVPAEVIGCLYAHYSRNTFQMLHLSAEMEFLDGELARRNIRALFLKGPVIAKDLYGDISLRTSCDLDLLIPMSELSGAESMLSSLGYIKDDYIHTVLNDWKWRHHHTTFTHPKKGVKVELHWRLNPAPSGEPDFEELWGRRRISGLTSRPVAYLGKEDLFLFLVSHGARHGWSRLRWLLDIKQLLLQRPDAGKLTALLRKYRYYHVGGQALTLAQELLDAEIAGELGRMERAPKSRAMAQAAMFYLERMVNLHSLPVPDDVASYHKRHQFALFAPVQKLVFILSFLFPYPEDAETLPLPKPLHFLYVPLRPFLWAWRKSKRFT, encoded by the coding sequence ATGGGAAATCTATTTGCCCTGAAGACGGAAGTTCTGTCAACCGAAATGCGTCTTCTGCTGGCGCTTCTCGCGGCGGAGAAGACCTGGGACTTGCCGGATCGCTTCCCGGACCTGTTCCGCACGGCGGATTGGGAAGAGTTTGTAAAGCTCGCGCTGCATCACCGCGTATATCCCAATCTCTATCCCAAGATGAAGAATCTGGGGGAGGATGCAGTGCCCGCCGAAGTGATCGGCTGCCTGTATGCGCACTACAGCCGAAATACGTTTCAGATGCTTCATTTAAGCGCTGAAATGGAATTTCTCGACGGAGAGCTGGCCCGGAGAAATATCCGCGCGCTCTTTCTTAAAGGGCCTGTCATTGCCAAGGATCTGTACGGGGACATCTCCCTGCGGACCTCCTGCGATCTGGATCTCCTGATCCCGATGTCTGAACTGTCCGGTGCAGAATCCATGCTGTCCAGTCTGGGGTATATCAAGGACGATTATATCCATACCGTTCTGAACGATTGGAAGTGGCGGCATCACCACACGACCTTCACCCATCCGAAAAAAGGCGTCAAGGTGGAGCTTCATTGGAGGCTGAATCCGGCTCCTTCCGGAGAACCCGATTTCGAGGAGCTGTGGGGACGAAGACGGATCAGCGGGCTGACCAGCCGGCCGGTTGCCTATTTGGGGAAGGAAGACCTGTTTCTGTTCCTCGTGTCCCATGGGGCGCGGCACGGATGGTCGAGACTGCGGTGGCTGCTGGATATTAAACAGCTGCTGCTTCAGCGGCCGGATGCCGGCAAGCTGACCGCTCTGCTTCGCAAGTACCGCTACTACCACGTCGGCGGACAGGCGCTAACTCTGGCCCAGGAATTGCTGGACGCCGAGATCGCAGGTGAGCTTGGGCGAATGGAGCGCGCTCCGAAATCGCGGGCGATGGCGCAGGCGGCGATGTTCTATCTGGAACGGATGGTTAATCTGCATTCGCTCCCCGTTCCCGACGATGTGGCCTCCTATCACAAGCGGCATCAATTCGCGCTGTTTGCGCCGGTTCAGAAGCTCGTATTCATCCTGAGCTTTCTCTTTCCCTACCCGGAGGATGCGGAGACGCTGCCGCTGCCCAAACCGCTGCATTTCTTGTATGTTCCGCTCCGGCCTTTTTTATGGGCCTGGAGGAAGAGCAAACGCTTTACCTGA
- a CDS encoding acyltransferase, whose translation MIGKVLKTVYRQYRERGLLSTLAMNLSHFIGFVRGLFYKLIYFGSISYAPFSMQGNSTIEIFNRNSRLKLGSFVFIRKNVSIRLDHGGELSLGDKTFINDNCTINCVHRIAIGDYVKIAPNVCINDHDHNYKPDSESHLLQDEVIIGSHVWIGANTVILRGTVIGDHSVVAAGSVVKGTVPPYTLFLNKRENSYKEIAGANVFAMAPAVSGGQP comes from the coding sequence ATGATTGGAAAAGTGTTGAAGACGGTCTACAGGCAGTACCGCGAACGGGGCCTGTTAAGTACGCTGGCCATGAACCTGTCTCATTTCATCGGATTTGTGCGGGGGCTGTTCTATAAGCTGATATATTTCGGCAGCATTTCATATGCCCCGTTCTCCATGCAGGGCAACAGCACGATCGAGATCTTCAACAGGAACTCCAGACTGAAGCTCGGCAGCTTCGTTTTTATCCGCAAGAATGTCAGCATCCGGCTGGATCACGGCGGCGAGCTGAGCCTGGGGGATAAGACGTTCATCAACGATAACTGTACGATCAACTGCGTTCACCGCATCGCGATCGGCGATTATGTAAAAATCGCCCCGAATGTCTGCATCAATGATCATGACCATAATTATAAGCCGGATTCGGAAAGCCATCTGCTTCAGGATGAGGTCATTATTGGCAGCCATGTATGGATCGGGGCGAATACGGTGATTTTGCGGGGAACCGTGATCGGCGACCATTCAGTGGTTGCGGCCGGGAGTGTGGTCAAAGGGACGGTGCCGCCGTACACCTTGTTCCTTAACAAGCGGGAGAACAGCTATAAAGAAATTGCAGGGGCGAACGTATTCGCTATGGCGCCTGCCGTATCGGGAGGACAGCCATGA
- a CDS encoding glycosyltransferase, translating into MKKNILISVYDLEIGGIERSLINMLEAFDYERYEVDLLVFRHQGDFMEMIPRDVNLLPEKKPYTVLRKSLRECLTDGSYLAAGVRLVSKAMARIRAMRRKLNEGPGYIQMQWEAKLSSYYFPGLRKTYDLVISNGWPHDITLKKVKARKKLAWIHTDYSKLEIDNRMDLKVWREFDYIASISNDCTASFISTYPELRHKIVQIENIISPEFIKKMSSAEDAPEVTNTFNVVSVGRLSYVKGYDMAVRALKTLHDRGMTDIRWYVIGYGGYEQELKEQIARNELEESFILLGKKLNPYPYIKRCDVYVQPSRYEGKAITITEAQILGKPVIITNYPTAPSQVTDGVDGRICELSPEGIAEAIQSLYQSRETRNVLIHNLKDKDYSNSYELNKLYELIPS; encoded by the coding sequence ATGAAGAAGAACATCCTCATATCGGTGTACGATCTGGAAATCGGCGGAATCGAGCGAAGTCTGATCAATATGCTGGAAGCTTTCGATTACGAGCGTTACGAGGTCGATCTGCTCGTGTTCCGTCACCAGGGAGACTTTATGGAGATGATTCCCCGGGACGTAAATCTGCTGCCGGAAAAGAAGCCGTATACCGTGCTCCGAAAGTCGCTTCGAGAGTGTCTTACGGACGGAAGCTATCTCGCCGCTGGCGTGCGGCTGGTCTCGAAGGCCATGGCCCGCATCCGGGCTATGCGAAGAAAGCTGAACGAAGGTCCCGGCTATATCCAGATGCAGTGGGAGGCCAAGCTGTCTTCCTATTATTTTCCCGGTCTCCGTAAAACGTACGATCTAGTTATCAGCAACGGCTGGCCGCATGACATCACCCTCAAAAAGGTGAAGGCGCGAAAAAAACTCGCCTGGATTCATACGGATTACAGCAAGCTGGAAATCGACAACAGGATGGATCTCAAGGTGTGGCGGGAGTTCGATTACATCGCTTCCATCTCAAACGACTGTACGGCCTCTTTTATAAGTACATATCCGGAGCTCCGCCACAAAATTGTCCAGATCGAAAATATTATCTCTCCCGAATTCATCAAGAAGATGTCCTCTGCGGAAGATGCGCCCGAGGTTACGAACACGTTTAACGTTGTGTCTGTCGGCCGGCTATCCTATGTCAAGGGTTACGACATGGCCGTTCGGGCTTTAAAGACGCTGCACGACCGCGGGATGACCGACATCCGGTGGTATGTGATCGGATATGGAGGCTATGAGCAGGAGCTGAAGGAGCAGATCGCCCGAAACGAACTGGAGGAGAGCTTCATCCTTTTGGGCAAAAAATTAAATCCCTATCCCTATATCAAAAGATGCGACGTGTACGTCCAGCCGTCCCGCTATGAAGGGAAAGCCATAACGATTACGGAAGCGCAGATTCTGGGCAAGCCCGTCATCATCACGAATTACCCCACGGCGCCAAGCCAGGTCACAGACGGAGTCGACGGAAGAATCTGCGAGCTCAGTCCGGAAGGGATTGCGGAAGCCATTCAAAGCCTGTACCAAAGCCGCGAGACGAGAAACGTCCTCATTCATAATCTTAAAGATAAAGACTACAGCAACAGCTATGAATTGAACAAGCTCTATGAGCTGATCCCTTCCTAA
- a CDS encoding glycosyltransferase family 2 protein, with translation MSVKVSVVIPVYNAGSHLRECIESLMKQTLGECEFIFVNDGSTDDSRAIIEEHLPLDPRIRFINQENEGVSIARNAGLKAARGQYIGFVDADDTVEPDMFEVLYTGAVQWGCDAVISDFESSAGSHRIVTSFPLPRNVKLDRGYIREQLLPEFIKSDVLNSVCNKLYKAEVVKENRVAFPAKVALGEDGYFNVLFFSGADSAVYIDYCGYHYKETAGSATRNIAEKDYFARAVQVYEARLPQIYTGLLGEKEIAELKSEKLINTVMSIIHLYFEPSREMGLRQRYKYIRNMIGSRTVREALPIYLENHFSNSDRYRRMLLGMIRRKVVPGLYLATAYSRMRNR, from the coding sequence ATGAGTGTTAAAGTGAGCGTTGTTATTCCGGTATATAATGCGGGCTCCCATCTTAGAGAATGCATAGAATCTCTGATGAAGCAGACGCTCGGAGAGTGCGAGTTTATTTTTGTGAATGACGGGTCTACGGATGACAGCAGAGCGATTATAGAAGAACATCTTCCGCTTGACCCGAGAATTCGATTCATCAATCAGGAAAATGAGGGAGTCAGCATCGCGCGCAATGCGGGCCTTAAGGCAGCCAGAGGACAATATATCGGGTTCGTGGATGCCGACGACACCGTGGAACCCGATATGTTTGAGGTGTTATATACCGGCGCCGTTCAATGGGGCTGCGATGCCGTCATTTCCGATTTTGAAAGCAGCGCAGGTTCTCATCGCATCGTTACGAGTTTTCCGCTGCCCCGAAACGTAAAGCTTGACCGGGGATATATCCGCGAGCAGCTGTTGCCCGAATTTATCAAATCGGATGTGCTCAATTCCGTATGCAACAAGCTGTATAAGGCGGAGGTTGTAAAAGAAAACCGGGTCGCTTTTCCCGCAAAGGTTGCGCTGGGGGAGGACGGATACTTTAATGTCCTTTTTTTCAGCGGGGCGGACAGTGCGGTATACATCGATTATTGCGGGTACCACTACAAAGAAACGGCAGGCAGCGCTACCCGGAATATAGCGGAGAAGGATTATTTCGCCAGGGCGGTTCAGGTTTATGAAGCCCGGCTGCCGCAGATTTATACGGGCCTGCTGGGCGAGAAGGAAATTGCCGAATTGAAATCGGAGAAGCTGATCAATACGGTGATGTCCATCATTCATCTATATTTTGAGCCTTCCCGGGAGATGGGGCTGCGCCAAAGATACAAGTATATCAGGAACATGATCGGCAGCCGAACCGTGAGGGAAGCACTGCCCATCTATTTGGAGAATCATTTCAGCAACTCGGACCGGTACCGGAGAATGCTGCTTGGAATGATCCGAAGGAAGGTCGTGCCAGGCTTATATTTAGCAACTGCATACAGCAGAATGCGAAACAGATAA
- a CDS encoding polysaccharide pyruvyl transferase family protein, giving the protein MKIMMFLHGGSLNRGCEAIVRSSTTIIKEKINDSKVYLASNRPESDRVITALDGIYDGSDKSIRKYSYDWLLSSFKVKFFKDESFIFGKIHHNIIKHINDMDVYLSIGGDNYCYGEQPGWYEIDRRVKEEGKKLVLWGCSIGEEDMTALKLEDLKRFDLILARESLTYDMLRGKGLHNVRLCADPAFTMEKEELPLPEGWQTGNTVGFNFSPLVMNRNKQSGTAARELIRYILDTTDMTIALTPHVIENGNNDYEVLKQYFEEFKHTGRVILLPDHLTAIQYKGYIARMRFFIGARTHATIAAYSNLVPTMVLGYSVKSKGISKDIFGEEKLVLGIEEISSGAKLIHKFDEMLREEDRIRHTLQKSIPQIKAMSYKAVDYLKELA; this is encoded by the coding sequence ATGAAGATCATGATGTTTTTACATGGCGGGAGTTTAAACAGGGGATGCGAGGCGATTGTACGCTCCTCCACAACCATCATCAAGGAGAAAATCAATGATTCCAAAGTCTATCTGGCCTCGAACCGGCCGGAAAGCGACCGGGTGATCACGGCTCTGGACGGGATTTACGACGGGTCTGACAAGTCGATCAGGAAGTACTCGTATGACTGGCTCCTGTCCTCGTTTAAAGTGAAGTTTTTTAAAGATGAATCCTTTATTTTCGGTAAAATCCATCACAACATTATTAAGCACATCAACGATATGGATGTCTATCTCTCGATTGGCGGGGACAACTACTGCTATGGCGAGCAGCCGGGGTGGTATGAAATTGACCGTAGAGTCAAGGAAGAGGGCAAGAAGCTTGTCCTGTGGGGCTGCTCCATCGGAGAGGAGGATATGACCGCTCTGAAATTGGAGGATCTGAAACGGTTTGATCTGATCCTGGCCCGCGAATCGCTGACCTATGACATGCTGAGGGGCAAGGGACTGCACAATGTCCGTTTATGCGCTGATCCGGCTTTTACGATGGAAAAAGAAGAGCTGCCCTTGCCCGAAGGCTGGCAGACCGGAAATACGGTCGGCTTCAACTTCAGCCCGCTGGTGATGAACCGCAACAAGCAATCCGGTACAGCCGCCCGGGAACTGATCCGTTACATTTTGGACACTACAGATATGACGATTGCTCTCACTCCCCATGTTATCGAGAACGGGAATAATGATTATGAGGTATTGAAGCAATACTTCGAGGAGTTTAAGCATACCGGCCGGGTGATCCTGCTGCCCGATCATCTAACAGCCATCCAGTATAAAGGATATATCGCGAGAATGAGATTTTTCATCGGAGCCCGGACCCATGCCACGATAGCCGCTTATTCCAATTTGGTGCCGACCATGGTACTGGGCTACAGCGTGAAGTCGAAGGGCATCTCCAAAGATATTTTCGGCGAGGAGAAGCTGGTGCTCGGGATCGAGGAAATATCCAGCGGAGCCAAGCTGATTCATAAATTTGACGAAATGCTGAGAGAAGAGGACCGGATCAGGCACACCTTGCAGAAGTCCATTCCCCAAATCAAAGCCATGTCATACAAAGCCGTCGATTATTTAAAAGAACTGGCGTGA
- a CDS encoding glycosyltransferase: MKKNILFVMPSLSAGGGEKSLVNLLSQIDFEQYAVDLFLFNHEGIFMEFLPKEVNVLPLPESFKLFNLPLARSVKELVLRQKLPLAYSRAMFAFKNATSQSHAVTEQYSWKYISRSVEPLEKRYDVAIGFLEKTSTYFCVDKVSAVKKIGWVHIDYDKLGMDPEFDKGYFQRLDHIVTVSEECADILGRRFPEQRHKIELIYNIISPRIIRQMADQAKGDVYGRSGNEIVILSIGRLHPQKGYELAIAACKLLVTQGYDIRWNIIGSGEEKAKLTRLIRENGLEKNFKLLGLMTNPYSYIKHADFYVQTSRFEGKSIAIDEAKILNKPILVTNFSTAKDQIRHEHNGLIATMNPEDIARGIVRLIEDPELRTRLSRNLSWEKLGTEEEIDKLYKLVGEAQ, encoded by the coding sequence ATGAAAAAGAACATACTGTTCGTCATGCCCAGTCTGTCCGCCGGCGGAGGAGAAAAAAGCTTGGTTAATTTGCTCTCCCAGATTGATTTCGAGCAATATGCCGTCGACCTGTTCCTCTTCAACCACGAAGGGATTTTTATGGAGTTCCTGCCCAAAGAGGTAAATGTGCTGCCGCTTCCGGAGAGCTTCAAGCTGTTCAATCTGCCGCTTGCCCGTTCCGTCAAGGAGCTGGTGCTCCGGCAAAAGCTCCCTCTGGCATACAGCCGGGCGATGTTTGCTTTCAAGAATGCCACCTCGCAGAGCCACGCGGTTACCGAGCAATACAGCTGGAAGTATATTTCAAGGTCGGTGGAGCCCTTGGAGAAACGATACGATGTTGCTATCGGCTTCCTTGAGAAGACATCTACTTATTTCTGCGTCGATAAAGTGAGCGCTGTCAAAAAGATCGGCTGGGTTCACATCGATTACGACAAACTGGGCATGGACCCGGAGTTTGACAAAGGGTATTTTCAGCGGCTGGACCACATTGTCACTGTGTCGGAGGAATGCGCCGACATTCTCGGCAGACGGTTTCCGGAGCAGCGGCACAAAATTGAATTGATCTACAATATTATTTCCCCGAGAATCATCCGGCAAATGGCCGATCAGGCCAAAGGTGACGTCTACGGACGGTCCGGGAATGAAATCGTGATTCTATCCATTGGCCGCCTGCATCCCCAGAAGGGCTATGAATTGGCGATTGCGGCTTGCAAGCTCCTGGTTACCCAAGGATACGATATCCGCTGGAATATTATTGGAAGCGGAGAGGAGAAGGCCAAGCTGACAAGGCTCATCCGGGAGAACGGTCTGGAGAAGAATTTCAAGCTGCTGGGGCTTATGACCAATCCGTACTCCTATATCAAGCATGCCGACTTCTATGTGCAGACCTCCCGGTTCGAGGGCAAATCCATTGCCATTGATGAGGCGAAAATCCTGAATAAACCGATTCTCGTCACCAATTTCAGCACCGCCAAGGATCAGATCAGACATGAGCATAACGGCTTGATTGCCACAATGAATCCGGAGGATATCGCCCGCGGAATCGTGCGGCTGATTGAGGACCCGGAGCTGAGAACCCGGCTGTCCCGCAATCTTTCCTGGGAGAAGCTGGGCACGGAGGAAGAGATCGATAAACTTTATAAGCTTGTAGGTGAGGCGCAATGA